The Gossypium hirsutum isolate 1008001.06 chromosome A13, Gossypium_hirsutum_v2.1, whole genome shotgun sequence nucleotide sequence aaaattctcACTACTGAGataacaatttttatttattttcatcattttttttatttaagtaccAAGAATAATGACTAAGGAATCCGTTACTACTATTTTAGACATACCATAGAATGAGGGATGAGAATCAGTGTCCATTTTACCTTTTTGGCCAAAAATAGGTTCATATAtttgttaatttagtaaaaattatattaaactaTTTCCCTATAACTACTTATAGTTCCTCTTTAATCCATATGTAAGAAGAGGATACATTTTAGCACACTCGAATCCACATTCttctatattaacaataatattcaTACTAATCGAACTAAACAATTACACTATTACACTTGAGTAAAATGGCAATGCAGTTTTAAGTAACCATTAAAGCTATTAGCAACCAATGGCAGTGATGGAGGTATCTTTATGTAATCTTACAGCTGTAAATTGCCTTCTACCAAACTAAAACCATAGGCCCTTCACGTAGTAAGATTGCTTAAGCATTAATGGAGAAAACAACCAAATTTGATGATTAAAACCACCTCGTTTTCAACGCCCAAGACCACAGAATCCTCTCTTTAACAAGTACTCATTCAGCCTCACAAACTCACCTTTAATTATCTCTCATTAAACATGTCGTCTCCTTCGCATCCTATTGTCCTCACCAGCTCCCTTAATGGTCCCATTACTGCCTTCGATGCTGTCTCTGGTGTCCCTCTTTGTCACTTCTCTGGCAGCAGGTCTCCTTACCATGGTCTTGCCCTTGTTGGCAACTCATTCATTGCTACTTCTCATATATCTGCTGAGACTTCTTCAGCCTCTATTCATCTCTACAATTGGTGGTCTTCAACAGCTCTGGACAATTTTCTTGTTCCAGAACCTGTTGCACCCTTGTCAGCTACCCTTGATGGCTTGTATTTGTTTGCTGGTGGCCTTTCAGGTTCTGTACATGCTCTCTCAGTTCCTTCAGGGGAGATACTCGCATCATATTCAGCACATAACAAGCCTGTTTCCTGCCTCAAAATAAGTGAAGATGGGTCACTATTGATATCTGGTGGTGATGATGGTACAATTTCttttgttccaatctttcaaatcaTCGAGGCATCACCTGATAAGAGCTCCACCAGCTTGATGTTGCAGAGATTTGTTGCACATGATGGCTCAGTGACAGCAATAGACTCTATTATGGCACAGTGCAACTCTACCATAATATCAAGCTCGTTGGATTGCACGATTAAGATTTGGGGATTGTTGGATGGAACAAAGTTAAGAACAGTGACATTCCCATGTGCCATTATGGGGATAGCATTGGATCAAATAAGGAAAGAATTTTTTGCTGCAAGCTCTGATGGATTCATCTACAAGGGATCAATAAATGCTGGAAGCAAAAAGCATGTGAATCAAACACAGGAGTTCATTAGATGGGCTCAAAAGCATGAGAGTGGGATTGTATCTTTAGTTATGGTGAGTGAGACAAACAATTTGGTATCTGCTTCAGAAGATGGGAAGGTTTATATATGGGAGATTGAAACAGGTGAGGCCATTATGGGACTTGATAATGATGTAGGGAGCATTAGTGATATGGTGGTAGCTAATGGTATGGAGCGAGGCttaaaatttggtaaaaaggCTGACAACTTTTATGATGGATATAGTGGATTATGCAGGGTGGAGCTGAGCAGGTCACTAAAGGACACTTTGGACATAGAAGATGTGTTGAGGGTGGCTACAAAAGACCGAAGCAGAGCCATTGATATGCTTGAGTCAGCAATTTCAGCGTATGAAAGGTTGCTAGAGCTCATTCTCAAGGAAGCCAAGAAAGGACCTAGTAGCAGCAAAAGTGGAAACGAAAAACATAGCCTctaatacaatatatatattgcCTCTAAATTCTTCTATGCAAAGTAAAATGAAGACAAATGCAGTTTGTTCGAATATGCCTTTCCcctttctgttctttttttttcttggtatgTGCAACTGCTTTTTTACCTATTGAAATCATGATTTAAATATTGGAGATAATGGTTATTTTGTGATCTAGTTTAATTTTCTCCATCATTGATATTTACAGCATCGGAAACACATCCCTGATgaaaatttaaatccaaatttGAACCAAGTAAATGTTGCATGATTATTATGCAATTGCAAATAAATGGTAGAACAAGTTGGTGAAGAGAAGATGAATGTTTCATCTCTCCACTCACACTGCTATTTATACattgtaatttaaatttaattaacttaatttttaactattaaatatgtttaatttattaattaagcttACTTAATAGAAGATAAGTGGATGATATCAAATTCCACTTATTCATAAAACtttaatggttaaataaccattaAGGTCTTTGCATAATTGTTAATTGGATTTCCaagcattttttaaattaaaacttaatatcaattatacttttacaatttagtctcaaaATTTCTAAGTTAAAGACGACGTTGGGTCGTCTCAAGATAAATTAAATACGAGTGACGAAGACGAGTACCTATTCTAGTTTGTGCTTTcatgagttaaatttaaattatatatacggATTATTGCAATTAGCTGAGGGAATGAATTTACTTGTCTCATTAATAGGTAAGTGTGAAATTCTTGTACCTTGTGTTTTATTTGTATTTGTGTTTTAGGGAGAAATTGTGatagttttaaggtatgtttgagttaACGGTAATGCAGTGGCGCTCAGAGACCCACAGATCTTATTTCCTATGTGGGGAGTGCATAATCAACTTAAAAGATGCCAGATTGCAACTTGAGCTCCCAGTTTACTCTGCTCTTATACTCAAACTCGTTTTCAATAGGACTTCCAGCATGAGCAGATAATACATAAGAGAAAACCATAGGAGTTGGTGTGCCTTTAGAGCTCTCCATGCGACTCCTATGCAACAAGTTAAGGATATACTTACGTTAGCTGAGAAACAACCCTGAAGAGTTATAGGCTACCTCTATACCCAAAAAATAATTCAACTGTCCCAAAGCTTTAAGAGAAAACCTCGAATCTAAAGAATCCACAAACTCATCAATGCTTGGTTGATGGTTGCTTGTAACTATAATGTCATCCACATAGACAAGTACATAAGAAGAACCTCACCAGTATGCTTTATAAAAAGCAAAGCATCAGACTTCGCCAAAGTAAAACCAACTGCAACCAGATGATCTCTTATTTTGTTGAACCAAGCCCGAGGAGCCTATTTAAGATCATACAATACTTTCTTGAGTTTATACACCAATGGTACACATTCGCTTTGTTGTTCAATCCCTAGAGGTTGAGTCATGTAAATCTCTTCAAATAAGTCACCATTGTAAAAGGCATTGTTTATGTCAACTTGCCACAACTTCCAGCCAAATGTAACAGCAAGCGACAGAACCACCCAAATTGTTGTAGGCTTCACAACTGGACAAAATGTTTCATCAATTGAAAATGGTTCACGATCAACCAATTCAGCAACATAATCTTTGGTTTAAAAATCCCACGTTTCGATCTTGTTTGCATGGGATGTAAGTTGATAGGTGCAAGAAAAGGAGGAAAAAAATACACAGGTACCATAGGAGGACGTAAATCCTCATACAAACCAAGTAAAGCACCACCATCCTACTCTATAGCCATATTATTAGGATCTGACTCTGCACGAGAAATGAACCTGTTAGAAGACATCCGGCTTTGATTAACAAGTGTTTCCACATCAGCATAAACACCTCCACCAGAACTATACAAACACCCCGTAACACTTTTATCTGAACTAACTGAGGACTAAACATATACTTGTTGAGATAAGATTGGAACATCTGACCTTTGATGCTCTATCAATGAGGTGTCATTGATACAAAACGACCCTATCTTGTCAAATAAATAACAATCTTCATAAAAAACTACATGCTAAGACACAAAAATTCGGCCATTCTTATCAAGACATTTGTAACCCTTATAAATAGAACTAAACCCAATATAAGTGCAAGGTCAAGAACGAAATTACAGCTTATGCTTATTGTAAGGCCGCAGGTACGAGTAACAACAATAACCAAAAACCTTAAGTTGCATGTAATCTGGTGTTAAATGATACAACTTCTCATAAGGAGACTTACCTTGAAAAGTTGGTGGTAGAAGCCTATTTATTACGTAAGCAGCATGCAAGAATGCATGGCTCCAGAAATGCATGGGCAATAAGGCTTGTACAAGCAGTATAAGACCAGTCTCTACCAAATGACTGTGTTTTCTCTCAGTAATACCATTCTGTTCAAACGTATGTGGGCAAGTGATCCGATGTTGTATACCCTACTGAGAAAGCACCTTAGTCAACGATCTATACTCACCACCCTAGTCACATTGAAACTTTTTAATCTTGCAACCAAATTGAACACCTACAAACTTATGAAACTAAATAAATTTGTCAACCACCTCATCTTTTGTCTTCAACAGATAAATCCATGTAAAATGACTATATGCATCGACAAAAGAAAGATAATAAAGACAAACTTCTAACTGCAATAGAGCTAACCCCCATAGATCAGaaagaacaagatcaaaagggaacGAGTACACAGTTTGAGAAACAAGAAAAACTAGCTTATGAGACTTCCTAGACTGACACAATGCACAGACCATTAACAGAACATATTTATTCAATGCAATATTACAACTTTTAAGTACTTGAGTAAGTGTTATATTACATGGATGACCTAGCCTT carries:
- the LOC107895311 gene encoding protein ROOT INITIATION DEFECTIVE 3, which produces MSSPSHPIVLTSSLNGPITAFDAVSGVPLCHFSGSRSPYHGLALVGNSFIATSHISAETSSASIHLYNWWSSTALDNFLVPEPVAPLSATLDGLYLFAGGLSGSVHALSVPSGEILASYSAHNKPVSCLKISEDGSLLISGGDDGTISFVPIFQIIEASPDKSSTSLMLQRFVAHDGSVTAIDSIMAQCNSTIISSSLDCTIKIWGLLDGTKLRTVTFPCAIMGIALDQIRKEFFAASSDGFIYKGSINAGSKKHVNQTQEFIRWAQKHESGIVSLVMVSETNNLVSASEDGKVYIWEIETGEAIMGLDNDVGSISDMVVANGMERGLKFGKKADNFYDGYSGLCRVELSRSLKDTLDIEDVLRVATKDRSRAIDMLESAISAYERLLELILKEAKKGPSSSKSGNEKHSL